The proteins below are encoded in one region of Sphingobacterium sp. R2:
- a CDS encoding inorganic diphosphatase, with protein sequence MSKQNPWHMVSPGENVPNAVNAIIEITNGSKGKYELDKETGLLLLDRVMSSSVVYPANYGFIPQTYCDDKDPLDILVICSVDILPLTLVEAQVIGVMNMVDGGEQDDKIIAVAKNDPIFNYIKDIDQLPPHTMKEIVQFFESYKALEKKHVVVEGVKGRDEAQRILIEAIELYKTEFVNK encoded by the coding sequence ATGAGTAAACAAAATCCTTGGCACATGGTTTCTCCAGGTGAGAATGTGCCAAATGCCGTAAATGCTATCATTGAGATTACAAACGGATCCAAAGGAAAGTATGAATTAGACAAAGAAACTGGTTTGTTGCTTTTGGACAGAGTGATGAGTTCTTCTGTCGTTTATCCTGCCAATTATGGTTTTATTCCACAAACTTATTGCGATGACAAAGATCCGTTGGATATTTTGGTCATCTGTTCAGTGGATATTTTACCATTGACATTAGTTGAGGCACAGGTTATTGGCGTAATGAATATGGTCGATGGTGGCGAGCAAGATGATAAAATTATTGCGGTAGCTAAAAATGATCCTATTTTTAATTACATTAAAGATATTGATCAATTGCCTCCGCATACAATGAAAGAAATTGTACAATTTTTTGAGAGTTATAAAGCACTTGAAAAGAAGCATGTTGTTGTTGAGGGAGTGAAGGGACGTGATGAAGCGCAAAGAATCTTGATTGAGGCTATCGAATTGTACAAAACAGAATTTGTTAATAAATAA
- a CDS encoding 16S rRNA (uracil(1498)-N(3))-methyltransferase: MQLFFTPDLNPSSENFILSEEESKHAIRVLRMDAGDRLHLIDGRGGLYEAQIIDPHPKRTVLTILSVEEHFQQPRYHLHIAVGPTKNIDRIEWFLEKATEVGIQEITPLICEHSERKEVKLDRLNKVVVAAMKQSLKAYLPKLNAAVSFKEFLKNSPNDGVQKAIAHCVDTEKKYLNQIFEPAKHYIILIGPEGDFSEGEIELAIQMGFHPISLGEARLRTETAALAACMEISLLNRS; encoded by the coding sequence ATGCAATTATTTTTTACACCGGATTTAAATCCTTCATCAGAAAATTTTATCCTGAGTGAGGAAGAAAGTAAACACGCTATTCGTGTGCTTCGTATGGATGCCGGAGATCGTTTACATCTTATAGATGGTCGCGGAGGTTTGTACGAAGCTCAAATTATTGACCCACATCCTAAACGCACAGTTCTTACTATTTTAAGTGTGGAGGAGCACTTTCAACAGCCTCGCTACCATCTGCATATTGCAGTAGGGCCAACCAAGAATATTGATCGTATCGAATGGTTTTTAGAGAAGGCAACGGAGGTGGGTATTCAGGAAATCACACCCCTTATTTGCGAGCATTCTGAGCGAAAAGAGGTTAAATTAGATCGCTTAAACAAGGTTGTTGTTGCAGCGATGAAGCAATCTTTGAAGGCTTATCTTCCTAAACTTAATGCTGCTGTATCGTTTAAAGAGTTTTTGAAAAATAGTCCAAATGATGGTGTACAAAAAGCAATTGCACATTGTGTGGATACTGAAAAGAAGTATTTAAACCAGATTTTTGAGCCTGCCAAACACTATATTATCCTTATTGGTCCGGAAGGAGATTTTTCTGAAGGAGAAATTGAGTTGGCAATACAAATGGGTTTTCATCCCATATCCCTGGGAGAGGCGCGTTTAAGGACTGAAACCGCTGCTTTAGCGGCTTGTATGGAAATTTCCCTGTTGAATAGGTCGTAG
- a CDS encoding HIT family protein, producing the protein MSTIFSKIVSGEIPAYKVAESNDFLAFLDISPLAKGHVLVIPKKETDYIFDIEDDEYMALWVFAKIVAQGIKKVIPCVKVGVAVVGLEVAHAHIHLVPINKISDLNFAGPKLSLTEDELHQIATTIRESIVSITAQNQ; encoded by the coding sequence ATGTCGACAATTTTTTCAAAAATCGTTTCTGGGGAGATCCCAGCTTACAAAGTTGCTGAGAGTAATGATTTTCTAGCTTTTTTGGATATCAGCCCATTAGCTAAAGGGCATGTATTAGTGATACCCAAGAAAGAGACAGATTACATTTTCGATATCGAAGATGACGAATACATGGCGCTTTGGGTCTTTGCTAAGATTGTTGCTCAAGGTATTAAAAAAGTAATTCCATGTGTAAAAGTCGGTGTAGCTGTCGTGGGCTTAGAGGTAGCTCATGCACATATACATTTGGTGCCTATCAATAAAATTAGTGATTTAAACTTTGCTGGACCTAAATTGAGCTTAACTGAGGATGAACTCCATCAGATTGCGACCACTATCCGCGAGTCTATCGTGAGTATAACTGCTCAAAATCAATAA
- a CDS encoding response regulator transcription factor, which produces MNKDITVAVIEDDENLRFLVKHRLESEGYQVIQSGNGNEAESLILEKRPDVVLLDWMLPGKEGNEICEDVRKAGFENIIIMMTAKSQDVDKIEAYSFGVTDYISKPFNMDVLIAMIDNKVKFFLPKNSPEVYKFGQTEHHPNIHSLIRDGRKVELTILENRILLHFLQNLGREITREELMEVVWGYSSNVNTRTLDMHVVRLRKKIETNPDKPHYLQTVRGLGYKFVDEEEI; this is translated from the coding sequence ATGAATAAAGACATCACTGTTGCTGTTATTGAAGATGATGAGAACTTACGGTTCTTGGTAAAACATCGATTGGAATCCGAAGGCTATCAGGTCATTCAAAGCGGAAATGGGAATGAAGCGGAAAGTTTGATTTTAGAAAAAAGGCCCGATGTTGTTTTACTGGACTGGATGCTTCCAGGAAAAGAAGGCAACGAGATCTGTGAAGATGTGCGCAAAGCGGGGTTTGAGAATATCATTATCATGATGACAGCTAAATCTCAAGATGTGGACAAAATTGAAGCTTACAGTTTTGGAGTGACTGATTACATCAGTAAGCCTTTCAATATGGATGTGCTTATCGCGATGATCGATAACAAGGTCAAATTTTTCTTACCCAAAAACAGTCCCGAAGTGTACAAGTTTGGTCAGACGGAGCATCATCCAAATATTCATTCCTTGATACGTGACGGTAGGAAAGTTGAGTTGACTATTTTGGAAAATCGCATTTTACTTCATTTTCTACAGAATTTAGGGCGAGAGATTACACGTGAAGAATTAATGGAGGTTGTATGGGGGTATAGCTCAAATGTCAACACGCGTACATTGGATATGCATGTGGTTCGTTTACGAAAGAAGATCGAGACAAATCCGGACAAGCCACATTATCTACAGACCGTGCGTGGACTTGGCTATAAATTTGTTGATGAAGAAGAGATTTGA
- a CDS encoding sensor histidine kinase KdpD, giving the protein MKAEKYSYRKNYGLLLMFFIVISGLYIFALFLSRSYTESHIKNEFTNRKSEIFDQTLVPFNDFFQNRIPEVSFYQGFLDSVQAGKYAYSILSSYPFVREIGFFDLQFNNDHNLNYGFIVNNLRIQPKTITFFTVSRSGLHKNTIRDRGQMGLHSEEINNIGVKLATYIDKLQPNAKLSDKDILKVFYTIRPGQITYLNIPRVNDLIVYKSIMEGNLDHTVGYEQDMFNFQIDPMYLEVKNSYSNLYEKVEIVPLVGAPITPENDEISTEMPLPGALADYKLLFRSSKNFLSKEINRSFWPVLGGVSLIYIILIAILYLIYRNLEINGRLFKLQYDFINNLTHEFKTPVSVIKIAGNNIKSAQVLSDEERKMYGNILDQEADRLNNLMNKLLSFSQIENKTIKLNKEEVDLKMFTENLVASSRIKYSDFKISTKIDVRTSMLADPVLLSSVFQNMIDNAYKYSKAGHKILDIAIQQNKKNFVITFKDEGIGIEKAEFNNIFKKFYRIKSQYNQQGSIGLGLAFCKEITEFIGGDITVKSQLGQGTTFTLVFPV; this is encoded by the coding sequence ATGAAAGCAGAGAAATATAGCTATCGAAAGAACTACGGATTATTGTTGATGTTTTTCATCGTAATCAGTGGCTTGTATATATTTGCCTTATTTCTTTCGCGTAGCTATACAGAATCGCATATCAAAAATGAATTTACGAATAGAAAATCAGAGATATTTGACCAAACCTTGGTTCCTTTCAATGATTTTTTTCAAAATAGAATTCCTGAAGTTTCTTTTTATCAAGGTTTTTTGGACTCTGTTCAGGCTGGCAAATACGCTTATAGCATATTAAGTTCTTATCCATTTGTCAGAGAGATTGGTTTTTTTGATTTACAATTCAATAATGATCATAATTTAAATTATGGCTTTATCGTTAACAACCTCAGAATTCAACCGAAAACGATTACTTTTTTTACTGTTTCCAGATCTGGGCTGCATAAAAATACCATACGAGATCGCGGTCAAATGGGTTTACATTCTGAAGAGATTAATAATATTGGGGTAAAGTTGGCGACATATATTGACAAGTTGCAACCGAATGCCAAACTTTCTGATAAAGATATCTTAAAGGTTTTTTATACCATAAGACCTGGTCAGATTACCTATCTCAATATTCCGAGGGTCAACGATCTAATTGTTTATAAGTCAATTATGGAAGGTAATTTGGATCATACCGTTGGTTACGAGCAGGATATGTTTAATTTTCAGATTGATCCAATGTATCTGGAGGTTAAAAATAGCTATTCTAATCTTTATGAGAAAGTGGAGATCGTTCCTTTGGTAGGCGCGCCTATCACACCTGAAAATGACGAGATATCAACAGAGATGCCTTTACCAGGCGCACTGGCCGACTATAAGTTACTTTTTAGATCGAGCAAGAACTTCCTTTCCAAAGAGATAAATCGTAGTTTTTGGCCCGTCTTGGGCGGGGTATCGTTGATTTATATCATTTTAATTGCTATACTATATTTAATTTATAGAAATTTAGAAATTAACGGAAGACTTTTTAAATTGCAGTACGATTTCATCAATAATCTGACCCACGAGTTTAAGACGCCAGTGAGTGTGATTAAGATTGCTGGAAATAACATCAAGAGTGCGCAGGTACTCTCTGATGAAGAACGTAAAATGTATGGAAATATACTGGATCAGGAGGCAGATCGTTTAAATAACTTGATGAATAAGCTATTATCGTTTAGCCAGATCGAAAATAAAACGATAAAATTAAATAAAGAAGAAGTTGACTTGAAGATGTTTACGGAAAATCTAGTAGCTTCGTCAAGAATAAAATATTCAGATTTCAAGATTAGCACAAAAATTGATGTAAGGACATCAATGCTTGCCGACCCGGTGTTGTTAAGCAGTGTGTTTCAAAATATGATTGATAATGCCTATAAATATTCTAAGGCGGGGCACAAAATACTAGATATTGCGATACAACAAAATAAGAAGAATTTTGTTATCACTTTTAAGGATGAAGGAATAGGAATAGAGAAGGCGGAGTTTAACAACATCTTCAAAAAGTTTTATAGAATAAAAAGTCAATATAATCAGCAAGGAAGTATTGGTTTGGGATTGGCTTTCTGTAAAGAGATCACTGAATTTATAGGCGGTGACATTACAGTAAAAAGCCAATTGGGACAGGGAACCACCTTCACCTTGGTATTTCCAGTTTAA
- a CDS encoding hemolysin family protein, translating to MALDLFWTLFLVLANGFFVAAEFAIVKVRVSQIEVQAKTGSKVATIAKSITEHLDGYLAATQLGITLSSLALGWVGEAVMTQIVQGALGFFGVELTGSIATNAGHVLAFSIITVLHIVFGELAPKSIAIQKPVATTMKIAVPLQFFYFIFRPIIWVLNGFANFLLKILGFEVTKGESAHSSEELQYLLDKGKESGALDISEHELIKNVFDFNERIVKNIMVPRTRIVAVEVTADASELIETMTEEGYSRLPIYDDNIDQIVGIVHTKDILPLLAKGKEVVMKNIMRKPYFIPETKKINDLMAEFQLKRIQLAIVLDEFGGTAGMVTLEDIVEELVGEIQDEYDEETPVVERISETEYMVDAGASIHDVNEFLPIELPESQDYDTMSGLVSEIFDKIPEVGERKEEYGYIFTIIRKAQQNIEFVKLELVESAEDDTEE from the coding sequence ATGGCGCTCGATTTATTTTGGACATTGTTTTTAGTACTTGCAAACGGCTTTTTTGTTGCCGCAGAATTTGCTATAGTCAAGGTCCGAGTCTCCCAAATTGAAGTTCAGGCGAAAACAGGTAGCAAAGTTGCCACCATAGCCAAGAGTATAACAGAACATTTGGATGGTTATTTGGCCGCTACACAATTGGGTATTACACTCTCGTCATTAGCTTTGGGCTGGGTTGGCGAGGCTGTAATGACCCAAATTGTGCAGGGTGCATTGGGTTTTTTCGGTGTTGAATTGACTGGCTCGATTGCTACCAATGCAGGACATGTATTGGCTTTTTCGATTATTACTGTATTACACATTGTATTTGGAGAGCTTGCTCCTAAATCGATAGCGATTCAAAAACCTGTTGCAACAACGATGAAAATTGCGGTTCCACTGCAATTTTTCTACTTTATCTTTCGACCAATTATTTGGGTTTTAAATGGGTTTGCTAATTTCCTGTTAAAGATTTTGGGATTTGAGGTTACCAAAGGAGAATCCGCCCACTCGTCGGAAGAATTACAGTATCTTTTAGATAAAGGTAAAGAGTCTGGTGCTTTGGATATTTCTGAGCACGAATTGATTAAAAACGTATTCGATTTTAACGAACGTATCGTTAAGAATATTATGGTACCGCGTACGCGGATTGTGGCGGTGGAAGTAACTGCTGATGCTTCTGAACTGATCGAAACGATGACTGAAGAGGGGTATTCCCGTCTTCCAATCTATGATGATAATATTGACCAAATCGTGGGTATTGTTCATACAAAAGATATTCTACCGCTTTTAGCGAAAGGAAAAGAAGTTGTCATGAAAAATATTATGCGTAAACCCTATTTTATTCCTGAAACGAAGAAGATCAATGACTTGATGGCAGAATTTCAGCTGAAGCGGATTCAGTTGGCGATCGTATTGGATGAATTTGGTGGAACCGCTGGTATGGTTACATTGGAAGATATCGTAGAGGAGTTGGTGGGTGAAATCCAGGATGAGTACGATGAAGAAACACCAGTTGTGGAGCGTATTTCCGAAACAGAGTATATGGTGGATGCCGGAGCCAGTATTCACGATGTGAATGAGTTTCTTCCGATAGAGTTACCTGAGAGTCAGGATTACGATACGATGTCTGGTCTTGTGAGCGAAATCTTCGATAAGATACCGGAAGTCGGTGAGCGGAAAGAAGAGTATGGGTACATATTCACCATCATTCGAAAAGCGCAGCAGAATATCGAATTTGTCAAATTGGAATTGGTCGAGTCTGCTGAGGATGATACCGAAGAATAA
- the greA gene encoding transcription elongation factor GreA: MAEVTYFTEEGLRKLKEELAYLKTEGRSKIANAIAEARDKGDLSENAEYDAAKEAQGLHEAKIANLENTLATARLIDESKLDTSKVLALSIVKIKNKKNGAEMTYQLVAESEADLKSGKISVKSPIAQGLLGKSKGDTAVIEVPAGKIEFEIVDISR, encoded by the coding sequence ATGGCAGAAGTAACTTATTTTACGGAAGAAGGATTGCGTAAGCTTAAAGAGGAATTGGCTTATCTGAAGACGGAAGGAAGATCAAAAATTGCCAATGCTATTGCAGAGGCAAGAGACAAGGGAGATTTGTCTGAAAATGCAGAGTATGATGCGGCTAAAGAGGCCCAGGGGCTTCATGAGGCTAAAATTGCCAATTTGGAGAACACATTGGCTACGGCACGTTTAATTGATGAGTCCAAATTGGATACATCTAAAGTTTTGGCCCTATCGATTGTTAAAATAAAGAACAAAAAGAATGGTGCTGAGATGACGTATCAATTGGTCGCAGAGTCAGAGGCAGATCTGAAGTCGGGTAAGATTTCTGTTAAATCTCCTATTGCCCAAGGTTTGTTGGGTAAATCTAAAGGCGATACAGCTGTTATAGAAGTACCAGCGGGTAAAATTGAATTCGAAATCGTAGATATTTCAAGGTAA
- a CDS encoding VTT domain-containing protein, with protein sequence MHELLLSFQQLLNPEELLSSGGFYLVILIVFAETGLFFGFFLPGDYLLFLAGLFCALNKIDVNIFTLCLGLFTAGVLGNFTGYWFGYRAGPMLFKRKDSFIFKRKYVVMAEEFYHKYGGTALIIGRFVPIVRTFAPIFAGVVKLDFKKFVLYNVSGAAIWVVVLTLSGYFLGIEFPGIIHYVEYVIVGMIVIAFLPIAITLLKKRIKDKRNKQNIQ encoded by the coding sequence ATGCATGAACTTTTGTTGTCATTTCAACAATTATTGAACCCAGAGGAACTGTTGAGTTCAGGAGGGTTTTATTTAGTTATCCTCATTGTATTTGCTGAGACTGGTCTATTTTTCGGATTTTTTCTACCTGGTGATTATTTACTATTTCTTGCTGGATTATTCTGTGCCCTGAATAAAATTGACGTAAATATATTCACGCTTTGTTTGGGATTGTTTACCGCTGGGGTATTAGGTAATTTTACAGGATATTGGTTTGGCTATCGGGCGGGGCCGATGTTATTTAAGCGAAAAGATAGTTTCATCTTTAAGCGAAAATATGTAGTCATGGCTGAGGAATTTTACCACAAATATGGTGGAACCGCTTTAATTATAGGAAGATTTGTTCCAATAGTTCGTACTTTTGCGCCTATCTTTGCCGGGGTCGTAAAATTAGATTTTAAGAAATTTGTTCTATATAATGTTTCGGGGGCTGCCATCTGGGTGGTAGTTTTGACGCTTTCAGGTTATTTCCTAGGTATCGAATTCCCGGGTATTATACATTACGTAGAATATGTTATAGTTGGTATGATTGTCATTGCATTTTTGCCAATTGCCATAACGTTATTGAAAAAACGTATTAAAGATAAAAGAAACAAACAAAATATACAGTAA